A DNA window from uncultured Methanoregula sp. contains the following coding sequences:
- a CDS encoding methanogenesis marker 15 protein codes for MTQPVRIAQLSCGPEYSGIQHEIDSAASEVGGQIFFPDVALKDIRRDFDKFGLDVRSPDLKLAIARAMALVEGRVEADAVFIATCFRCAEAAIVRNELRRYINEHSRLPVVSYSFTERTTAGTLLTRMEALTTIARRRALLAREVQKGLTLGLDSGSATTKAVVMRDNKIIGTGWQPTTEVLKSANEVIAHALAEAGVTREEIQAVGTTGYGRFLVGKEINADLIQEELTVNSKGAVYLADRQHGPATVIDIGGMDNKAISVMDGIPGVFTMGGICAGASGRFLEMTAKRLGVEITELGPLSMKGFGDRVPMNSYCIVFGTQSLVNALAAGSTREDVAAAACHSVAEQVYEQQLQEVDIKEPVIMVGGTSLIEGLVHAMGQLLQTKVVVPPYSQYIGAVGSALLASGFIKDD; via the coding sequence ATGACCCAGCCGGTGCGGATTGCGCAGCTCTCCTGCGGACCGGAGTATTCCGGTATCCAGCACGAGATCGATTCTGCTGCAAGTGAAGTCGGGGGCCAGATCTTCTTCCCGGATGTTGCCTTAAAAGATATCCGCCGGGATTTCGATAAATTCGGGCTGGATGTGAGGAGCCCGGACTTAAAACTCGCCATTGCCCGGGCCATGGCGCTCGTTGAAGGGCGGGTGGAGGCCGATGCCGTCTTCATCGCCACCTGTTTCCGGTGTGCCGAGGCGGCAATTGTCCGGAACGAACTCAGGCGCTACATCAACGAGCATTCGCGCCTGCCCGTTGTCAGCTACTCGTTCACCGAGAGGACAACCGCAGGAACGCTCCTCACGAGGATGGAAGCGCTCACGACCATTGCCCGGCGCCGTGCCCTGCTCGCCCGGGAGGTCCAGAAAGGGCTCACCCTTGGCCTTGACTCGGGATCTGCAACAACAAAAGCAGTCGTGATGCGGGACAACAAGATCATCGGCACGGGCTGGCAGCCAACGACCGAGGTTTTGAAAAGTGCAAACGAAGTGATCGCCCATGCTCTTGCGGAAGCCGGTGTCACCCGCGAAGAGATCCAGGCGGTCGGGACAACGGGTTATGGCCGGTTCCTCGTGGGAAAAGAGATCAACGCCGATCTCATCCAGGAAGAACTCACGGTCAACTCGAAAGGAGCAGTCTATCTCGCCGACCGCCAGCACGGTCCGGCAACAGTCATCGATATCGGGGGTATGGACAACAAGGCAATCTCGGTCATGGATGGTATACCCGGGGTCTTCACCATGGGCGGTATCTGCGCCGGCGCCAGCGGGAGATTCCTTGAGATGACGGCAAAGCGCCTCGGTGTGGAGATCACGGAACTGGGCCCGCTCTCCATGAAAGGCTTTGGTGACCGGGTGCCGATGAACAGTTACTGCATCGTCTTTGGCACGCAGAGCCTGGTCAATGCCCTGGCCGCCGGCAGCACCCGGGAGGATGTTGCTGCGGCTGCCTGCCATTCGGTTGCCGAACAGGTGTACGAACAGCAGCTGCAGGAAGTGGATATCAAGGAGCCGGTGATCATGGTCGGGGGCACATCGCTCATCGAAGGGCTCGTCCATGCCATGGGCCAGCTCCTCCAGACCAAGGTGGTCGTGCCGCCCTACTCGCAGTATATCGGCGCCGTGGGATCTGCACTCCTTGCATCAGGATTCATAAAGGACGATTAG
- a CDS encoding carboxymuconolactone decarboxylase family protein, with protein MGKPAKDQFEKRLAQIVAQGADVTAEEWLKTIEEEYGKVPLIFKRMSERPEVLISHLLYKGTVAQTSPLDPKYVELISMAVGAALKCPHCTGYHMQAALKMGATREEILEVILLSGMISNSSVLANAYRIVDEKLERCIPCEVKGVGEKAKEKKAPVKNAVEKRSARKKAAPKKK; from the coding sequence ATGGGAAAACCCGCAAAAGACCAGTTTGAGAAACGGCTTGCGCAGATTGTTGCGCAGGGCGCCGATGTAACAGCAGAAGAATGGCTGAAAACGATCGAGGAGGAGTACGGCAAGGTCCCGCTCATCTTCAAACGGATGAGCGAGCGACCCGAGGTTCTCATCTCCCACCTTCTCTATAAGGGCACCGTGGCCCAGACAAGCCCGCTCGACCCGAAGTACGTGGAGCTGATCAGCATGGCGGTGGGGGCAGCCCTCAAGTGCCCGCACTGTACCGGCTACCACATGCAGGCGGCACTCAAGATGGGAGCAACCCGCGAGGAGATTCTTGAAGTTATCCTGTTGTCCGGCATGATCTCGAACTCATCTGTTCTTGCCAATGCATACCGGATTGTCGACGAGAAACTGGAACGGTGCATCCCGTGCGAAGTGAAAGGTGTAGGGGAGAAGGCCAAAGAAAAGAAGGCACCCGTGAAGAACGCGGTGGAAAAGAGATCAGCCCGGAAGAAAGCAGCGCCTAAAAAGAAGTGA
- the asnB gene encoding asparagine synthase (glutamine-hydrolyzing): protein MCGIAGQYCLDGGTPDKELLGEMSRRLSHRGPDGIGTHIRGSTGLIHRRLAIIDLSEDGRQPMTNEDGTLWIVFNGEIYNYIELREELISKGHRFHSASDTEVILHAYEEWGAECLPRFNGMWAFALFDERTGILFCARDRFGIKPFYYAETGGSFLFASEIKALLAHPGVGTKPNVPVLGTFLAWGVQDHSAETMFEGIFQLPPAHAMKVTPQGHGDTFRYWDVKVSERIREDIPDEVVASRLLAHLEDATRIHLRSDVAIGTCLSGGIDSSTLTVLINQLIRKESPASVGAQQKTFSAVFPDRRFDESRYIDELVTVTGVDAHRTTPSPETLWDDIDRLVYVQDEPFGSLSIYAQYCVMRLARERVKVVLDGQGADELLGGYLAYQGSYVRGLLKSHPLMALRELTGSLRHHYGFFEKSVKQLRIRKKRRSLLRCRSGEILRYDGSLDVVLYRELMSTNLPALLHYEDRNAMAFSIESRVPYLDVRLVEYLASLPMNQKIRGGVTKFALRNAIKQIVPESIRCRKDKMGFVTPEEVWMKEDLRPFVLKILSSGEFAQRDLWNADEVVRNYLAFLEGKAVYSPEIWRIICTELWLEKFFDRRDSLFGPEPAMQAGT, encoded by the coding sequence ATGTGCGGGATTGCAGGCCAGTATTGTCTTGACGGTGGAACACCGGACAAAGAGCTCCTCGGGGAGATGTCCCGCCGTCTCTCCCACCGGGGCCCTGACGGGATCGGGACCCATATCCGGGGCAGTACCGGGCTTATCCACCGCAGGCTCGCCATCATCGATCTTTCCGAAGATGGCCGCCAGCCGATGACAAATGAGGATGGCACGCTCTGGATCGTCTTCAACGGCGAGATCTACAACTATATCGAGCTCCGCGAAGAACTCATCTCAAAGGGCCACCGTTTCCATTCAGCATCGGATACGGAAGTGATCCTGCACGCCTACGAGGAGTGGGGGGCCGAATGTCTCCCCCGGTTCAACGGCATGTGGGCGTTCGCTCTCTTCGATGAGAGGACAGGCATACTCTTCTGTGCCCGGGACCGGTTCGGGATCAAACCGTTTTATTATGCCGAGACAGGGGGATCGTTCCTCTTTGCATCGGAGATCAAAGCGCTGCTCGCCCACCCAGGTGTTGGAACAAAACCGAACGTGCCTGTGCTCGGAACATTCCTTGCCTGGGGAGTACAGGACCATTCTGCGGAAACGATGTTTGAGGGCATCTTCCAGCTCCCGCCGGCGCATGCCATGAAGGTGACTCCCCAAGGGCATGGAGATACGTTCCGGTACTGGGACGTGAAAGTCAGTGAGAGGATCCGGGAAGACATACCTGATGAGGTTGTTGCTTCCCGGCTCCTCGCTCACCTTGAGGATGCGACCCGTATCCACCTCAGAAGCGATGTCGCCATCGGTACCTGCCTCTCGGGCGGGATCGACTCCTCGACCCTGACCGTCCTCATCAACCAGCTGATCCGGAAAGAGTCTCCCGCAAGCGTGGGTGCACAGCAGAAGACCTTCTCGGCGGTCTTCCCTGACAGGCGATTCGATGAGAGCCGGTATATCGACGAGCTTGTCACCGTAACCGGTGTCGATGCCCACCGGACCACCCCCTCGCCGGAAACACTCTGGGATGACATTGACCGGCTCGTGTATGTGCAGGACGAACCGTTCGGTTCCCTATCCATCTATGCCCAGTACTGCGTAATGCGGCTGGCACGGGAGAGAGTCAAAGTCGTGCTCGACGGGCAGGGCGCCGATGAACTCCTGGGGGGGTACCTTGCATACCAGGGGAGCTACGTTCGTGGATTGTTGAAATCACATCCCCTGATGGCCCTTCGCGAATTAACAGGGAGCCTGCGTCATCACTACGGGTTTTTTGAAAAATCCGTAAAACAGCTGCGAATAAGAAAAAAACGAAGAAGCCTGTTGAGATGCAGATCCGGGGAGATCCTGCGATATGACGGAAGTCTCGATGTCGTACTGTATCGCGAACTCATGTCCACCAACCTGCCTGCCCTCCTCCATTACGAGGACAGGAATGCCATGGCCTTCTCGATTGAATCCCGCGTTCCTTATCTCGATGTCCGGCTCGTGGAATACCTTGCCTCGCTGCCCATGAACCAGAAAATCCGAGGTGGCGTAACGAAATTTGCGCTCAGGAACGCCATTAAACAGATAGTTCCGGAATCCATCCGGTGCCGGAAGGACAAGATGGGATTTGTCACTCCAGAAGAAGTCTGGATGAAGGAAGATCTCCGCCCGTTTGTCCTTAAGATTCTCTCATCTGGCGAATTTGCCCAAAGGGATCTCTGGAATGCCGATGAGGTTGTCAGGAACTACCTTGCGTTCCTCGAAGGAAAGGCAGTTTACTCCCCTGAGATCTGGAGAATCATCTGTACCGAACTCTGGCTTGAAAAGTTCTTTGACAGAAGAGATTCCTTATTCGGGCCGGAACCGGCAATGCAGGCGGGTACTTAA
- a CDS encoding methanogenesis marker 5 protein: protein MAKVFIYPATSLILSDMVARFGHTPLSSATAIRERVQTAGLESPPLQITPEEPKKGLKWAAVEVPAGVRGRMSLYGPMIEACEAAIIINDADLAFGCMGCARTNELIKFLLHQKEMPRLELNYPKNEEEGVKFVSAIRQFLTGLGGAK, encoded by the coding sequence ATGGCAAAAGTATTCATCTACCCTGCAACGAGCCTGATCCTCTCTGATATGGTGGCACGGTTCGGGCACACGCCCCTTTCATCCGCAACTGCCATCCGCGAACGCGTCCAGACCGCAGGACTCGAATCCCCTCCGCTCCAGATCACTCCCGAAGAGCCCAAAAAAGGGCTGAAGTGGGCGGCAGTCGAAGTGCCTGCCGGTGTGCGGGGCCGCATGTCCCTGTACGGGCCGATGATCGAGGCCTGCGAGGCAGCCATCATCATCAACGATGCTGATCTCGCGTTCGGGTGCATGGGGTGTGCCCGTACGAACGAACTGATCAAGTTCCTCCTCCACCAGAAGGAGATGCCCCGGCTTGAGCTGAACTACCCGAAGAACGAGGAGGAAGGCGTGAAGTTCGTATCAGCCATCAGGCAGTTCTTAACCGGGCTTGGAGGAGCGAAATGA
- a CDS encoding methanogenesis marker 7 protein: MTLVPVTYKGGIYQHDVVVDLIEDLGGYIVQKHMIAQEVVLQCFVPKDDIELIREISRPLFGEVTDSPLVGTEIAVVSMSLEIHHLPHPSCDIAEYVRRLGAKSNMVSLARGPGKRIAGLNDEERDVINEHDIAVYLLGNFEHCIEYKMPTLRRGIEVPIVLCGGPDIETLKKIISPPVDGYVGNVGRFMRRTKEAEELSKLDEVVAEITRVLEKRREEIAKDPLSVSPARLLGLIREKVPAILDVTSPTPLTVQMAGLRVKLPYDTFAADLRKIEIEDGILLGDVAEILPSRMRDYILVRILPFSETNVVV, translated from the coding sequence ATGACGCTCGTTCCGGTCACCTACAAGGGGGGCATCTACCAGCACGACGTTGTCGTCGATCTCATCGAAGATCTCGGGGGGTATATCGTCCAGAAGCACATGATCGCCCAGGAGGTCGTGCTCCAGTGCTTTGTGCCAAAGGACGATATCGAGCTCATCCGCGAGATCTCGCGTCCCCTCTTTGGCGAAGTGACGGATTCGCCCCTGGTCGGGACCGAGATCGCCGTTGTGAGCATGAGTCTTGAGATCCACCACCTTCCCCACCCGTCCTGCGATATTGCCGAGTATGTCCGCAGGCTCGGGGCGAAGAGCAACATGGTCAGCCTTGCCCGGGGCCCCGGGAAGCGGATCGCGGGGCTCAACGATGAGGAGCGGGACGTCATCAACGAGCACGACATCGCAGTCTACCTGCTCGGAAACTTCGAGCACTGCATCGAGTACAAGATGCCCACGCTCCGTCGGGGAATCGAGGTGCCGATCGTGCTCTGCGGGGGCCCGGACATCGAGACCTTAAAAAAGATCATCAGCCCGCCGGTGGACGGGTATGTCGGGAACGTGGGCAGGTTCATGCGCCGGACCAAGGAGGCTGAGGAACTCTCGAAGCTCGACGAGGTTGTTGCAGAGATAACCCGGGTGCTGGAGAAGCGCCGCGAGGAGATTGCAAAGGATCCCCTCTCGGTCTCGCCGGCCCGGCTTTTGGGCCTCATCCGGGAGAAGGTGCCGGCCATCCTGGATGTGACCTCGCCAACGCCTCTTACCGTCCAGATGGCAGGGCTCCGGGTGAAACTGCCCTATGATACGTTCGCCGCGGACCTCAGGAAGATCGAGATAGAGGACGGGATACTGCTTGGAGACGTGGCCGAGATCCTGCCCTCGCGGATGCGGGATTATATCCTTGTCAGGATCCTCCCGTTCTCCGAGACCAACGTGGTGGTGTGA
- a CDS encoding YgiQ family radical SAM protein, with translation MIPQPRFLPMTLQEGEKLGIRQFDIILVSGDAYVDHPSFGTALIGRVLWDAGFTVGIIAQPDWKSPADLTALGAPRLFFGISAGNVDSMVNHYTPNLKRRGEDVYSSGGALKRPDRATIVYSNKVHELFPGIPVIIGGIEASLRRFAHYDYWQDRVRQAILADAPADLLVFGMGERQMVEIASRLGAGEPVRSIRNIPGTAYTMEIAEWKAKDHPKLVVLPAFGEVSTSREAYARAFALHYTEQDPVRGKVVAQPHPKTVVIQNPPALPMTTEELDRVYELPFSRKAHPTYTRPVPALAPVQFSVTSHRGCFGSCSFCALTHHQGRIIQSRSEDSIVREVTRMTGMKEFRGVVQDVGGPTANMYGMCCTRWESLGACGDKTCSPACKTLETSHISQCRLLSRLREIPGVKRVFIGSGIRFDLVLAGSGDYLPMICEHHISGHLKVAPEHIAPEVTRIMNKPGRDVFDRFCTQFSHLQKDKPKKQYLLPYFMSGHPGCSLADMVMLAEYIHTNRLYTEQVQDFTPTPMSISTCMYYTGLDPFTLRPVHVPRGDEKRIQRALLHYRDPANRTLVAEGLARAGRSDLIGRDARCLLSGGSCGPPPAGKTGRQKRKD, from the coding sequence ATGATCCCCCAGCCGCGTTTTCTCCCCATGACCCTGCAGGAAGGAGAGAAGCTGGGGATCCGGCAGTTTGATATCATTCTCGTATCCGGTGACGCGTATGTCGATCACCCGTCATTCGGCACGGCTCTCATAGGCCGGGTGCTCTGGGATGCCGGGTTTACGGTCGGGATCATTGCCCAGCCGGACTGGAAATCACCCGCTGATCTTACTGCCCTGGGTGCCCCCCGTCTCTTCTTCGGGATTTCCGCCGGCAACGTTGACTCGATGGTGAACCATTACACCCCGAACCTGAAACGGCGGGGCGAGGATGTCTACTCTTCCGGCGGAGCCCTGAAGCGGCCGGACCGGGCAACCATCGTCTACTCCAATAAAGTGCATGAGCTCTTTCCCGGCATTCCTGTCATTATCGGGGGGATTGAAGCGAGCCTGCGCAGGTTCGCCCATTATGATTACTGGCAGGACCGGGTGCGGCAGGCAATCCTCGCGGACGCCCCCGCAGATCTTCTCGTTTTTGGCATGGGAGAGCGCCAGATGGTGGAGATTGCATCCCGGCTTGGGGCAGGGGAACCGGTCCGTTCGATAAGGAACATCCCCGGAACTGCGTACACCATGGAAATCGCGGAATGGAAGGCAAAGGATCATCCGAAGTTGGTTGTACTGCCGGCGTTCGGCGAAGTATCCACGAGCAGGGAGGCATACGCCCGGGCCTTTGCTCTTCATTATACTGAGCAGGACCCTGTACGGGGAAAGGTGGTAGCCCAGCCTCACCCGAAGACGGTGGTTATCCAGAACCCTCCGGCCCTGCCCATGACTACAGAGGAGCTGGACCGCGTGTACGAGCTCCCGTTCTCGCGAAAGGCCCATCCCACCTATACCCGGCCCGTACCTGCCCTTGCCCCGGTCCAGTTCTCGGTAACGTCCCACCGGGGATGTTTTGGTTCCTGCTCCTTCTGTGCCCTGACCCACCACCAGGGCCGGATCATCCAGAGCAGGAGCGAAGATTCGATTGTCCGCGAAGTAACAAGGATGACAGGGATGAAGGAGTTCAGGGGCGTTGTACAGGATGTTGGCGGTCCGACAGCGAACATGTACGGCATGTGTTGCACCCGGTGGGAATCTCTCGGCGCCTGCGGGGATAAGACGTGCAGCCCTGCATGCAAAACCCTTGAAACCAGCCACATATCCCAGTGCCGTCTCCTTTCCCGATTGCGGGAGATTCCCGGTGTAAAGAGGGTGTTCATCGGGTCCGGCATCCGTTTCGACCTGGTTCTTGCCGGTTCCGGCGATTACCTCCCGATGATCTGCGAGCACCACATATCCGGTCACCTCAAGGTTGCACCTGAACATATAGCGCCGGAGGTTACACGCATCATGAACAAGCCCGGCCGGGATGTCTTCGACCGGTTCTGCACGCAGTTCTCCCATCTCCAGAAGGATAAACCAAAGAAACAGTATCTCCTTCCTTATTTCATGTCGGGCCATCCCGGCTGCTCCCTTGCGGACATGGTCATGCTTGCAGAATATATCCATACCAACAGGCTCTACACGGAGCAGGTCCAGGACTTTACCCCCACTCCCATGAGCATCTCGACCTGCATGTACTACACCGGCCTTGACCCGTTCACCCTCCGGCCGGTTCACGTGCCTAGGGGAGATGAAAAACGGATCCAGCGGGCTCTTCTCCATTACCGCGATCCCGCTAACCGGACTCTTGTTGCAGAAGGTCTCGCCCGGGCCGGAAGGTCAGATCTGATCGGGAGAGATGCCAGGTGCCTCCTCAGCGGGGGATCCTGTGGTCCTCCCCCTGCAGGAAAAACAGGCCGGCAAAAAAGGAAAGACTAA
- a CDS encoding methanogenesis marker 6 protein, which translates to MTDYTPIHVGTVTKYVVVESFEITPADLAIRGYEISKGAMIKETCFGLVVSGKEEEVDRIVEGVRTMDPDHIFVKDRGFPPGDARRCRANLGGARPGYNGLEFEMTIIPFVSHGLEEIKTRDAATISPPDNPLEQTSLDISRLKKLMEAQES; encoded by the coding sequence GTGACAGACTATACACCGATCCATGTCGGAACTGTCACGAAATACGTGGTGGTGGAGTCGTTCGAGATCACGCCTGCGGATCTTGCAATCCGCGGGTACGAGATCTCGAAAGGAGCCATGATCAAGGAGACCTGTTTTGGTCTCGTTGTCAGCGGAAAGGAAGAGGAGGTCGACCGCATTGTTGAAGGTGTCCGCACGATGGACCCGGATCACATCTTTGTCAAGGACCGTGGGTTCCCGCCCGGGGATGCCCGGAGGTGCCGGGCAAACCTCGGGGGTGCCCGGCCCGGGTACAATGGCCTGGAGTTCGAGATGACCATAATCCCGTTTGTCTCGCACGGGCTTGAAGAGATCAAAACCCGCGATGCGGCAACAATTTCCCCGCCGGACAACCCACTCGAACAAACGTCCCTCGATATCTCCCGACTCAAGAAACTCATGGAAGCACAGGAGTCCTGA
- a CDS encoding mannose-1-phosphate guanylyltransferase/mannose-6-phosphate isomerase — protein sequence MKSIILAGGVGTRLWPLSREYYPKQFLQLNGSSLFQKTCERAVRLSDPNEICVVTNEIHQYLVRNQIDELGYSVPDENILVEPVGKNTLPAIAWAMQRIRARDPSGTAVVFPSDHILDNTAIDQIRAAETLADRYLVTFGVRPSSPHTGYGYIKPGKPLPVGFVVKEFKEKPDEATAREYLEKGYLWNSGIFLLSANCFFEELKRYQPGLAKAFGKRQAPDYSCLDSISIDYGLLEYSKRVAVVPLDADWSDLGTFKALYDREEHDTDGNTGKAEFIASKNNYVHAPGKHVGLIGVSDLVVVDTADALLISDSLHTEQVKDLVGRYNIDNDPVTRFHRQVHRPWGSYTILEDTASYKIKRVTVKPGEKLSLQLHHHRSEHWVVVRGTAEVHLNGETRILRKGESTFVHSGMQHRLKNPGVIPLEVIEVQLGEYLEEDDIVRFDDDYGRA from the coding sequence ATGAAATCGATCATTCTTGCAGGCGGCGTGGGAACCCGGCTCTGGCCCCTCTCCCGTGAATATTATCCCAAGCAGTTCCTCCAGCTCAACGGCAGTTCTCTCTTCCAGAAGACCTGTGAGCGGGCGGTCCGGCTCTCGGATCCGAATGAGATCTGCGTTGTGACCAATGAGATCCACCAGTACCTGGTCCGCAACCAGATCGACGAACTCGGGTATTCAGTGCCGGATGAGAACATACTCGTGGAGCCGGTCGGGAAAAACACCCTTCCTGCTATCGCGTGGGCAATGCAGCGCATCCGGGCCAGAGATCCTTCCGGGACTGCCGTTGTCTTCCCAAGTGATCACATCCTGGACAACACTGCAATCGACCAGATCCGGGCAGCGGAGACTCTCGCCGACCGGTACCTGGTCACGTTCGGTGTCAGACCCTCGTCCCCGCACACGGGCTACGGGTATATCAAACCCGGAAAACCGCTTCCGGTCGGGTTTGTTGTAAAGGAATTCAAGGAGAAACCCGATGAGGCCACAGCCCGCGAATATCTTGAGAAGGGATACCTCTGGAACAGCGGGATCTTCCTTTTGTCCGCGAACTGTTTCTTTGAGGAACTGAAACGCTACCAGCCGGGTCTTGCCAAAGCCTTTGGAAAACGTCAAGCTCCTGATTATTCCTGTCTTGATTCCATCTCGATCGATTACGGCCTTCTCGAATATTCAAAACGTGTTGCCGTAGTTCCGCTGGACGCGGACTGGAGCGATCTTGGAACATTCAAGGCACTTTACGATCGCGAGGAGCACGACACCGATGGCAATACCGGAAAAGCCGAATTTATCGCGTCAAAGAATAATTATGTCCATGCCCCGGGAAAACATGTCGGTCTCATCGGCGTCAGCGATCTCGTGGTTGTCGACACGGCCGATGCCCTTCTCATCTCCGACAGCCTGCACACGGAACAGGTCAAGGATCTGGTAGGCAGGTACAATATCGATAACGACCCGGTGACCCGGTTCCACCGCCAGGTTCACCGGCCATGGGGATCCTACACCATTCTCGAGGATACCGCGAGTTACAAGATAAAACGGGTGACGGTCAAGCCGGGGGAGAAACTCTCCCTGCAGCTCCATCACCACCGGAGCGAGCACTGGGTCGTTGTCCGGGGTACCGCCGAAGTGCATCTCAATGGTGAGACCAGGATTCTCAGGAAAGGAGAGAGCACCTTTGTCCATTCCGGCATGCAGCACCGGCTCAAAAATCCCGGCGTCATCCCGCTCGAAGTCATCGAGGTGCAGCTGGGAGAGTACCTGGAAGAGGACGATATTGTCCGGTTCGACGATGACTATGGCCGGGCTTGA
- a CDS encoding methanogenesis marker 17 protein, producing MYAIEYFEVECPEPLGAEYYRQIANDVLLDHNLLKVVSKLHIWIDPKVPIFVAVGTLKRITTIVRVRDLANVNPQEGKMTLVISDETYLAPMLKIFWERFGKDKVEQPDRFTIILYDVPVSAQEIEEIIVADPSESLFKDLIYALRCIAPEGFRLKSERFSTEKFSFVASENTLPENTDELVKEKFALMGETP from the coding sequence ATGTACGCCATCGAGTACTTTGAGGTGGAATGCCCCGAGCCGCTGGGCGCTGAGTACTACCGGCAGATCGCAAACGACGTGCTCCTTGACCATAATCTGTTAAAAGTCGTAAGCAAGCTCCACATCTGGATCGATCCCAAAGTCCCGATCTTTGTCGCAGTCGGGACACTCAAGCGGATCACGACCATTGTCCGGGTCCGGGATCTTGCAAACGTGAACCCCCAGGAAGGCAAGATGACGCTCGTTATTTCCGATGAGACGTACCTGGCCCCGATGCTGAAGATCTTCTGGGAGCGCTTCGGGAAGGACAAGGTAGAGCAGCCCGACCGGTTCACCATCATTCTCTACGATGTCCCGGTATCCGCTCAGGAGATCGAAGAGATTATTGTTGCCGACCCGAGCGAGTCCCTCTTCAAGGACCTGATCTACGCGCTCCGCTGCATTGCCCCGGAGGGCTTCCGGCTAAAGAGCGAGCGTTTCTCAACCGAGAAGTTCTCGTTCGTGGCAAGCGAGAACACCCTTCCCGAGAATACCGATGAGCTCGTGAAGGAGAAATTCGCGCTGATGGGGGAGACGCCATGA